In a genomic window of Styela clava chromosome 7, kaStyClav1.hap1.2, whole genome shotgun sequence:
- the LOC120328234 gene encoding lysosome-associated membrane glycoprotein 1-like isoform X1, with translation MKFLIVLIALFCVAAGLSDTSTSTSSNGFTTTQEPISSSTSVNKQTTTADETTAVVTTSSSSTTHSPSITTGSSSTTPSPTTSPIPNNWESTNTYNYTKNGTVCLLAKFAAHFKKDNKIWNVTKDAEITDTTGCGKLSVKFDENKFELVFNQTSKGAFYLQRVNAALVNGTQEINAFKTGLALAKASNGSSYMCLSGFPVSLSENVTMYLKEVQFQAYYVKGATFATAYECTGDFPDNMLVPIIVGCALGGLIVVVLLAYCVLRSRANRKYDPVDNTI, from the exons ATGAAATTCCTCATTGTTCTTATTGCTCTCTTTTGTGTGGCAGCTG GACTATCTGATACTTCAACAAGTACATCCAGCAATGGTTTCACTACAACTCAAGAACCAATTTCATCCTCAACATCTGTTAATAAACAAACTACAACTGCGGATGAAACCACAGCTGTTGTCACAACGAGTTCATCTTCTACAACCCACTCTCCCTCGATCACAACTGGTTCATCTTCTACAACCCCCTCTCCCACAACCAGCCCCATTCCCAATAATTGGGAGAGTACCAATACCTACAATTACACAAAAAATGGTACGGTGTGCTTGTTAGCTAAGTTTGCTGCACATTTTAAGAAAGACAAT AAAATCTGGAATGTGACCAAGGATGCTGAAATAACCGATACCACTGGATGTGGTAAGCTCTCAgtgaaatttgatgaaaataagtTTGAGTTGGTGTTCAACCAAACTTCAAAAGGGGCTTTCTATCTTCAGAGAGTAAACGCAGCTCTTGTTAATGGGACACAAG AAATCAATGCGTTCAAAACTGGTCTCGCTTTGGCAAAAGCTTCAAATGGATCCTCTTACATGTGCCTATCTGGATTCCCTGTCTCACTTAGCGAGAATGTTACCATGTACCTGAAAGAAGTGCAATTCCAAGCATATTATGTCAAAGGTGCCACATTTGCCACAG cTTATGAATGCACTGGTGATTTCCCAGACAACATGTTGGTGCCGATCATTGTAGGATGCGCTTTGGGTGGACTCATCGTTGTGGTTCTACTTGCCTATTGTGTACTGCGCTCGCGAGCAAATCGCAAGTATGACCCAGTAGATAACACCATCTAA
- the LOC120328234 gene encoding lysosome-associated membrane glycoprotein 1-like isoform X2 → MKFLIVLIALFCVAAGLSDTSTSTSSNGFTTTQEPISSSTSVNKQTTTADETTAVVTTSSSSTTHSPSITTGSSSTTPSPTTSPIPNNWESTNTYNYTKNGTVCLLAKFAAHFKKDNKIWNVTKDAEITDTTGCGKLSVKFDENKFELVFNQTSKGAFYLQRVNAALVNGTQEINAFKTGLALAKASNGSSYMCLSGFPVSLSENVTMYLKEVQFQAYYVKGATFATAQKCDSDLSPLVPIIVGAVLAGLVIIVVVAYFIGRNRNRVGYEEI, encoded by the exons ATGAAATTCCTCATTGTTCTTATTGCTCTCTTTTGTGTGGCAGCTG GACTATCTGATACTTCAACAAGTACATCCAGCAATGGTTTCACTACAACTCAAGAACCAATTTCATCCTCAACATCTGTTAATAAACAAACTACAACTGCGGATGAAACCACAGCTGTTGTCACAACGAGTTCATCTTCTACAACCCACTCTCCCTCGATCACAACTGGTTCATCTTCTACAACCCCCTCTCCCACAACCAGCCCCATTCCCAATAATTGGGAGAGTACCAATACCTACAATTACACAAAAAATGGTACGGTGTGCTTGTTAGCTAAGTTTGCTGCACATTTTAAGAAAGACAAT AAAATCTGGAATGTGACCAAGGATGCTGAAATAACCGATACCACTGGATGTGGTAAGCTCTCAgtgaaatttgatgaaaataagtTTGAGTTGGTGTTCAACCAAACTTCAAAAGGGGCTTTCTATCTTCAGAGAGTAAACGCAGCTCTTGTTAATGGGACACAAG AAATCAATGCGTTCAAAACTGGTCTCGCTTTGGCAAAAGCTTCAAATGGATCCTCTTACATGTGCCTATCTGGATTCCCTGTCTCACTTAGCGAGAATGTTACCATGTACCTGAAAGAAGTGCAATTCCAAGCATATTATGTCAAAGGTGCCACATTTGCCACAG CTCAAAAATGTGACTCGGATCTCAGCCCACTAGTTCCAATCATCGTCGGAGCAGTCCTAGCTGGCTTAGTTATTATTGTGGTTGTTGCTTACTTCATTGGCAGGAATCGTAACAGAGTCGGCTATGAAGAAATATGA
- the LOC120328803 gene encoding uncharacterized protein LOC120328803 isoform X1, with amino-acid sequence MAIQWHITYSKNATPTDLYFEFKDPKKLSVETQDENTTTVMFMDDTGEQTLTLTFMVDEAGDFYKLSSAQLSFCVNNMAFPDADNMNKTIVASANLNLMETSVEMSYMCSTETQFRLTSNDTTNDTSIYVRFTSPSKKSLQLQAIRFKKKSEYGSSAKCLTDMPPTAINMSYKVLSDKEKNICARIDSIINLLNIQYMAIDGSSMVANVPLTADATATGSCEKNLTTVMIDLGSKHGVSTGNLTLYYVLKSVTYAYYADDVLEAVLDNITYVYDPMSPYFPNHGSMNANETITAAGLNAFQIPATMSYECSASTGVNVTEKMMVNFTDTKMQAFNLQGGNYSTASNCQATPTTAIPVTTQPIIPDPSLPTSSERRIKDGNDTCLHAVIGLQMRVFYQEKDKPDGNLTEIFFNFDADNCTQSAVCTNSSNAVITFDRTADYEQQLALTFTKDDKSKMTYLSQVDLEYTINKYFPNAKDTSGKKKTYTNTQMFLSASDTKSYQCNSTWTDVLMSNDDNVVVRIVPLKVEPFATSDKFRPGQKCFSDLPVPKPNTGKWYVNSTGKNDSVCAAFEFSSSVNITYGLLVDPNPKTVTIPLDSVKHNVTESFGVCMPNTTVLMIPMDNGMMNFTFEFSKKNISKDGKSFKFVMTTATISYSTNTKYLPNHEYVDGGVVMLTNNTLELFSSDQAHSYKCTTNVTTGVQMKAWLSFSDVQIQPFGVSSTDGQFSAADDCSADDKLSKAARIGILCAIVIAGISLLTCVCCFAYRKYKLKQSGYKAFR; translated from the exons ATGGCGATTCAATGGCATATCACGTACAGCAAAAATGCCACTCCAACG GATTTGTACTTCGAGTTCAAAGATCCGAAAAAGTTGTCTGTGGAAACACAAGATGAAAATACTACCACGGTAATGTTTATGGACGATACAGGGGAACAGACCCTGACGTTGACGTTTATGGTAGATGAGGCAGGAGATTTCTATAAACTTTCTTCTGCTCAGTTATCTTTTTGTGTAAACAACATGGCTTTTCCAGATGCCGACA ATATGAATAAAACTATCGTTGCTTCGGCGAACTTGAATCTTATGGAGACCTCTGTGGAGATGTCGTATATGTGCTCGACTGAGACACAATTCAGACTTACTTCCAATGATACGACCAATGATACATCCATATACGTCCGATTTACCTCGCCAAGCAAGAAATCTCTTCAACTACAAGCAATTAGATTTAAGAAAAAGTCTGAGTATGGATCAT CGGCCAAATGTCTCACGGATATGCCTCCGACAGCCATAAATATGTCGTACAAAGTTTTATCTGACAAAGAAAAAAACATATGTGCTAGAATTGACTCAATCATCAATCTGCTAAATATTCAGTACATGGCCATTGATGGAtcg agCATGGTAGCCAACGTACCGTTAACGGCCGATGCTACTGCAACTGGCTCCTGTGAAAAGAATTTAACAACTGTAATGATTGACCTCGGGAGTAAACATGGAGTTTCTACAGGAAATTTAACCCTGTACTACGTTCTTAAATCAGTGACTTATGCATATTACGCCGATGATGTACTGGAAGCAGTTTTGGACAACATCACATATGTATATGATCCAATGTCGCCGTATTTTCCTAATCATGGAT CTATGAATGCGAACGAAACCATAACTGCTGCCGGTCTCAATGCATTTCAAATTCCTGCTACCATGTCCTATGAATGTAGTGCCTCAACTGGAGTTAACGTCACTGAAAAAATGATGGTCAATTTCACCGACACCAAAATGCAAGCATTCAATCTACAGGGCGGAAATTACAGTACAG CTTCTAATTGCCAAGCCACCCCCACCACCGCCATACCTG TTACGACACAACCTATTATACCGGATCCCTCACTGCCGACATCAA gcGAAAGGAGGATCAAAGATGGAAATGATACGTGTTTACATGCGGTCATTGGTCTGCAAATGAGAGTTTTTTATCAAGAAAAAGATAAACCAGATGGAAATCTGACG gaaatatttttcaactttgatGCGGATAACTGTACACAGTCCGCAGTTTGCACAAACTCTTCAAATGCTGTCATTACTTTTGACCGAACCGCGGACTACGAACAACAGCTCGCTTTAACATTTACTAAAGATGATAAATCGAAAATGACTTATTTAAGTCAAGTTGATTTGGAATATACTATCAACAAATATTTTCCGAATGCCAAGGACACATCAG GAAAAAAGAAGACATACACCAATACGCAAATGTTTTTGAGTGCTTCGGATACTAAATCCTATCAATGCAACAGCACATGGACTGATGTGCTAATGAGCAATGATGATAATGTTGTTGTACGAATTGTACCTTTGAAAGTTGAACCATTTGCTACATCAGATAAATTTAGGCCAG GACAAAAATGCTTCAGTGACCTTCCAGTTCCTAAACCAAATACAGGAAAATGGTACGTCAACAGCACGGGCAAGAACGACTCTGTTTGCGCTGCATTCGAGTTCTCTTCATCAGTAAACATCACGTATGGATTGTTAGTCGATCCGAAC CCTAAAACAGTCACTATTCCTCTGGACAGCGTTAAGCATAACGTAACTGAAAGCTTCGGTGTTTGCATGCCAAATACAACAGTTTTAATGATTCCGATGGACAATGGAATGATGAATTTTACGTTTGAATTTTCCAAGAAAAATATCAGCAAAGACGGAAAATCGTTCAAATTCGTCATGACAACCGCTACGATAAGTTATTCAACCAATACAAAATACCTTCCAAATCACGAATATGTTG ATGGAGGAGTGGTAATGTTGACCAACAATACTTTGGAACTATTTTCCTCTGATCAGGCTCACTCATACAAATGCACTACAAATGTTACCACCGGGGTACAAATGAAAGCATGGCTTTCTTTCAGCGATGTGCAAATTCAGCCGTTTGGCGTAAGCTCAACAGATGGTCAATTCTCAGCAG CTGATGATTGTTCTGCGGATGATAAGTTATCAAAAGCAGCAAGAATTGGAATTTTATGTGCTATTGTTATAGCTGGAATTTCCTTGCTTACCTGCGTCTGTTGCTTTGCATAccgaaaatataaattgaaacaaTCCGGCTATAAAGCATTCcgataa
- the LOC120328803 gene encoding uncharacterized protein LOC120328803 isoform X2 translates to MAIQWHITYSKNATPTDLYFEFKDPKKLSVETQDENTTTVMFMDDTGEQTLTLTFMVDEAGDFYKLSSAQLSFCVNNMAFPDADNMNKTIVASANLNLMETSVEMSYMCSTETQFRLTSNDTTNDTSIYVRFTSPSKKSLQLQAIRFKKKSEYGSSAKCLTDMPPTAINMSYKVLSDKEKNICARIDSIINLLNIQYMAIDGSSMVANVPLTADATATGSCEKNLTTVMIDLGSKHGVSTGNLTLYYVLKSVTYAYYADDVLEAVLDNITYVYDPMSPYFPNHGSMNANETITAAGLNAFQIPATMSYECSASTGVNVTEKMMVNFTDTKMQAFNLQGGNYSTASNCQATPTTAIPVTTQPIIPDPSLPTSSERRIKDGNDTCLHAVIGLQMRVFYQEKDKPDGNLTEIFFNFDADNCTQSAVCTNSSNAVITFDRTADYEQQLALTFTKDDKSKMTYLSQVDLEYTINKYFPNAKDTSGKKKTYTNTQMFLSASDTKSYQCNSTWTDVLMSNDDNVVVRIVPLKVEPFATSDKFRPGQKCFSDLPVPKPNTGKWYVNSTGKNDSVCAAFEFSSSVNITYGLLVDPNPKTVTIPLDSVKHNVTESFGVCMPNTTVLMIPMDNGMMNFTFEFSKKNISKDGKSFKFVMTTATISYSTNTKYLPNHEYVDGGVVMLTNNTLELFSSDQAHSYKCTTNVTTGVQMKAWLSFSDVQIQPFGVSSTDGQFSAADDCAADDMSPLIPIIVGSVLAGLVVVVLVAYVIGRRRNSGANYETI, encoded by the exons ATGGCGATTCAATGGCATATCACGTACAGCAAAAATGCCACTCCAACG GATTTGTACTTCGAGTTCAAAGATCCGAAAAAGTTGTCTGTGGAAACACAAGATGAAAATACTACCACGGTAATGTTTATGGACGATACAGGGGAACAGACCCTGACGTTGACGTTTATGGTAGATGAGGCAGGAGATTTCTATAAACTTTCTTCTGCTCAGTTATCTTTTTGTGTAAACAACATGGCTTTTCCAGATGCCGACA ATATGAATAAAACTATCGTTGCTTCGGCGAACTTGAATCTTATGGAGACCTCTGTGGAGATGTCGTATATGTGCTCGACTGAGACACAATTCAGACTTACTTCCAATGATACGACCAATGATACATCCATATACGTCCGATTTACCTCGCCAAGCAAGAAATCTCTTCAACTACAAGCAATTAGATTTAAGAAAAAGTCTGAGTATGGATCAT CGGCCAAATGTCTCACGGATATGCCTCCGACAGCCATAAATATGTCGTACAAAGTTTTATCTGACAAAGAAAAAAACATATGTGCTAGAATTGACTCAATCATCAATCTGCTAAATATTCAGTACATGGCCATTGATGGAtcg agCATGGTAGCCAACGTACCGTTAACGGCCGATGCTACTGCAACTGGCTCCTGTGAAAAGAATTTAACAACTGTAATGATTGACCTCGGGAGTAAACATGGAGTTTCTACAGGAAATTTAACCCTGTACTACGTTCTTAAATCAGTGACTTATGCATATTACGCCGATGATGTACTGGAAGCAGTTTTGGACAACATCACATATGTATATGATCCAATGTCGCCGTATTTTCCTAATCATGGAT CTATGAATGCGAACGAAACCATAACTGCTGCCGGTCTCAATGCATTTCAAATTCCTGCTACCATGTCCTATGAATGTAGTGCCTCAACTGGAGTTAACGTCACTGAAAAAATGATGGTCAATTTCACCGACACCAAAATGCAAGCATTCAATCTACAGGGCGGAAATTACAGTACAG CTTCTAATTGCCAAGCCACCCCCACCACCGCCATACCTG TTACGACACAACCTATTATACCGGATCCCTCACTGCCGACATCAA gcGAAAGGAGGATCAAAGATGGAAATGATACGTGTTTACATGCGGTCATTGGTCTGCAAATGAGAGTTTTTTATCAAGAAAAAGATAAACCAGATGGAAATCTGACG gaaatatttttcaactttgatGCGGATAACTGTACACAGTCCGCAGTTTGCACAAACTCTTCAAATGCTGTCATTACTTTTGACCGAACCGCGGACTACGAACAACAGCTCGCTTTAACATTTACTAAAGATGATAAATCGAAAATGACTTATTTAAGTCAAGTTGATTTGGAATATACTATCAACAAATATTTTCCGAATGCCAAGGACACATCAG GAAAAAAGAAGACATACACCAATACGCAAATGTTTTTGAGTGCTTCGGATACTAAATCCTATCAATGCAACAGCACATGGACTGATGTGCTAATGAGCAATGATGATAATGTTGTTGTACGAATTGTACCTTTGAAAGTTGAACCATTTGCTACATCAGATAAATTTAGGCCAG GACAAAAATGCTTCAGTGACCTTCCAGTTCCTAAACCAAATACAGGAAAATGGTACGTCAACAGCACGGGCAAGAACGACTCTGTTTGCGCTGCATTCGAGTTCTCTTCATCAGTAAACATCACGTATGGATTGTTAGTCGATCCGAAC CCTAAAACAGTCACTATTCCTCTGGACAGCGTTAAGCATAACGTAACTGAAAGCTTCGGTGTTTGCATGCCAAATACAACAGTTTTAATGATTCCGATGGACAATGGAATGATGAATTTTACGTTTGAATTTTCCAAGAAAAATATCAGCAAAGACGGAAAATCGTTCAAATTCGTCATGACAACCGCTACGATAAGTTATTCAACCAATACAAAATACCTTCCAAATCACGAATATGTTG ATGGAGGAGTGGTAATGTTGACCAACAATACTTTGGAACTATTTTCCTCTGATCAGGCTCACTCATACAAATGCACTACAAATGTTACCACCGGGGTACAAATGAAAGCATGGCTTTCTTTCAGCGATGTGCAAATTCAGCCGTTTGGCGTAAGCTCAACAGATGGTCAATTCTCAGCAG CTGACGACTGTGCTGCTGATGACATGAGTCCGTTGATTCCGATCATCGTGGGCTCAGTACTTGCCGGTTTAGTCGTCGTCGTTCTGGTTGCTTACGTCATTGGAAGAAGGCGAAATTCAGGGGCTAACTACGAGACGATTTAA
- the LOC120328050 gene encoding uncharacterized protein LOC120328050: MVRIGNVVRGNSKLIMRRSKTSVQLKTNAQKKAGMRSPNILGTTCTKDDLARRSLHTAHNESPNRRRSIDCTYHIWKLSDASEGMNNLKIIDVPLTARDSTRKSTNIFPPISNKSLRNPRLLSAKSTSSKNSPRKQVPNGIDYPNKPENNNIKVNDFMASERDNYNDFCHGLPNDTKQPLSDSRHESNKAVFTFGNKKNDAAANRSSHMRTSKLKASSLHSRSSEGSCNSTAFRAKFASRRRLSLPVNPTIPSSLLVPGKSREFHKAIKELSRQTDDSNGRLKRSQTVTSIMSQSDKLSTPPSSSTTRDAMSSHPISPGIRRDSLQRIEEIPTELQGTPVFSINEIPTRESDLGSGAMSLSRNNSLSFINEDTPYYNSADINTSSGDESRLRDQAVSIRATPTMPTYVSSLINGSTTIDPSVNDIDNIPVVENDNVDTSTDHNTNEHEDTIDEVAQNNRSKIGEFLNTRILIDDEDDDKSVIDASVLQEEDDDLCDADFREKRIIQWILTAETGDKVEQQVESSISPSPTNGSRETAITVIYSG, encoded by the exons ATGGTAAGAATAGGCAACGTAGTTCGTGGAAACAGCAAACTCATCATGAGACGATCAAAGACAAGCGTTCAGCTGAAGACTAACGCGCAAAAAAAAGCTGGCATGAGGTCACCCAACATCTTGGGCACCACATGCACCAAAGACGATCTTGCAAGAAGAAGTTTGCACACAGCACACAACGAAAGTCCAAATCGGAGGCGATCAATCGACTGCACATATCAC atatgGAAATTATCAGACGCTTCAGAGGGAATGAACAATCTCAAAATAATTGACGTCCCGTTGACGGCGAGGGACAGCACTAGAAAATCAACTAATATATTTCCACCAATTTCTAATAAGTCATTGAGAAATCCAAGACTCCTATCGGCAAAATCCACAAGCTCGAAAAATTCACCTCGAAAACAAGTTCCAAACGGCATCGACTATCCCAATAAGCCTGAAAACAACAATATTAAAGTAAATGATTTTATGGCGTCGGAACGAGACAACTATAATGATTTTTGCCATGGGTTGCCAAATGATACAAAACAACCTTTGTCTGACTCAAGACATGAAAGTAACAAAGCCGTATTCACTTTTGGCAACAAGAAAAACGACGCGGCAGCAAACCGCTCTTCTCACATGAGAACCTCCAAATTAAAGGCGTCTAGTTTACATTCACGTTCAAGTGAAGGCAGTTGTAATTCAACGGCGTTTAGGGCAAAATTTGCTTCCAGAAGGAGACTTTCATTACCCGTGAATCCCACAATTCCAAGCTCATTACTTGTTCCTGGAAAAAGTCGGGAGTTCCACAAAGCTATCAAAGAGCTCTCGAGACAGACTGACGACTCAAATGGGAGATTAAAGAGATCTCAAACAGTTACTAGCATAAT GTCGCAGTCTGATAAGTTAAGCACACCGCCGTCGTCAAGCACGACAAGAGACGCAATGAGTTCACATCCAATTTCGCCCGGCATCCGACGTGACTCGCTGCAGCGAATTGAAGAAATTCCTACAGAACTCCAAGGAACGCCGGTGTTTTCCATAAACGAAATTCCCACAAGGGAGAGCGATCTAGGGAGTGGTGCTATGTCCTTGTCGCGTAACAATTCTCTATCTTTTATTAATGAAGATACACCATACTATAACTCTGCGGATATTAATACCTCAAGTGGAGATGAAAGTAGATTACGAGACCAAGCAGTGTCAATCCGTGCTACCCCTACAATGCCTACATATGTATCGTCATTAATCAATGGAAGCACGACTATAGATCCGTCTGTAAATGACATAGATAACATACCCGTAGTGGAAAATGATAATGTTGATACGAGCACAGACCACAATACGAACGAACACGAAGACACTATAGATGAAGTTGCACAAAACAATCGCTCTAAAATTGGAGAATTCTTGAACACACGTATACTCATAGATGACGAGGACGATGATAAATCTGTAATCGATGCATCGGTGCTGCAGGAAGAAGATGATGATCTTTGTGATgcagatttcagagaaaaaagAATTATTCAGTGGATACTAACAGCAGAAACGGGTGACAAAGTGGAGCAGCAAGTAGAGTCATCGATCAGTCCTTCGCCAACAAACGGTAGCAGAGAAACTGCAATTACAGTAATTTATAGCGGATGA